The Anastrepha ludens isolate Willacy chromosome 2, idAnaLude1.1, whole genome shotgun sequence genome contains a region encoding:
- the LOC128856021 gene encoding uncharacterized protein LOC128856021, which yields MYSILLLLLTVALERVSGAAFEYNLQKPQNVHLENGLADKSISNERILWVQEMKQLRRHIKDCVQQTGDTMWNCFKARGARIFDDVLSSNVIPVWPGVRLVRMPALTHATNDSLPRDFSEYYDRKDLQHLTWFDRLAMRLAHTLSTHFLQVNLKELTDAYMHALEKEGHTNRVAADELGTARHRRQRYNMMITMMFGVTALGAVLVPMGFQMLSIVSGKALLLAKMALLLASINGLKKFSHSTNSLPQVANSGIHYGLYHVPGEHYGYYDRGDAPHHPRQVAGFTVAQPVTEELGLKK from the exons ATGTAtagtattttattgttgttgttgactgtGGCACTGGAGCGCGTAAGTGGAGCGGCATTCGAGTACAATTTGCAAAAACCCCAAAATGTCCACCTCGAAAACGGCTTGGCCGACAAGAGCATAAGCAACGAACGCATTTTGTGGGTCCAGGAAATGAAGCAACTGCGGCGACATATAAAGGATTGCGTACAG CAAACGGGCGATACCATGTGGAACTGCTTCAAGGCGAGAGGTGCACGCATATTCGACGATGTTCTCTCATCTAATGTGATTCCTGTGTGGCCAGGCGTCCGTCTGGTGCGAATGCCCGCTCTAACCCATGCAACAAATGACAG CCTGCCCAGGGACTTCAGTGAATATTATGATCGCAAAGACCTACAGCATCTCACTTGGTTCGATCGACTCGCCATGCGGTTGGCACACACGCTTAGCACCCATTTCCTACAGGTGAACTTGAAGGAGCTAACCGACGCTTACATGCATGCTCTGGAGAAAGAAG GGCATACAAACAGAGTCGCTGCTGATGAACTTGGCACCGCCCGCCATCGCCGTCAGCGCTACAATATGATGATTACTATGATGTTTGGGGTCACCGCTTTAGGTGCTGTGCTTGTGCCAATGGGCTTTCAAATGCTCTCCATTGTGAGCGGCAAAGCTTTGCTGTTGGCGAAAATGGCACTATTGTTAGCTTCCATCAATGGGCTCAAGAAG TTTTCTCATTCTACCAATTCATTGCCACAGGTGGCCAACAGCGGCATACATTACGGTCTCTATCACGTACCCGGTGAGCATTACGGCTATTACGATCGAGGCGATGCCCCGCATCATCCAAGGCAAGTGGCCGGTTTTACTGTGGCGCAACCAGTCACCGAGGAACTGGGGCTAAAGAAATGA